The stretch of DNA tatttgtaaagagtttttgagtTTTGAATTTGGATTTGTAACCAAATTTGTAACAATGTTAATCAATGTTagtatgtaagatgacgaagttataaaggatatttgtgtttcttaaCTTATGACTATGATTATGATGGTATGTTATTTGTTTGCGGAACTTGagtcgtattttttttctttagtcgtACATACAAATTTAACTTTAAACAATAGTTTAAGCCCGCGTGCGTTTACACACATAGAGAAGCATGAGATTGAacataaacaattttttctcgAATCAGATAAAAACGTTCCAacgggtttaatgtggaaaccggAGTGAAGCTAGgaatagctcaaccggaatactcgtaaattcatcTTTTCAATAGATAATTATAatgagatttttctgtgttgtggcggatctcattgcagatttcaGGTTGATACgtatgggcctgaagtatcggccaGAATtgggcttgggtttgctcagctgcttgaactcggaaacgatagcatcgtggccggggatctgataaacaggaattcccttgtaaattcgtggctaatactgacataggtattgggttcaattcccgatcggtctaggatcttcccgggttggaaattctctcgacatgccatggaataaatacgatcagataatggcttatattgttcttcgattagtaatctatgcctgcgagataaccagcccgttttcctttcaatttaatttgcatactggttagttgatgaaaaatataaataccgtaataaaataattatcaataagatagctcgtcccgctcaaacctttgtaggagAATAAGGTGGACCATCatcatttaaaataaaaaaaatatgtatttaaattcaaaatttcacccATTTCATCCAAATAGCCATAACCAAATGATATTTCGTAAGTTGATTTATAAATTTTGTTATATTATCACATTTCAGTCATTAACAAAAAAATCTGAGTTTATCATTCGTAAGTAATCACAACATCAAAATTGAATCATTATCCTCGATGTTTTCAACCCATAGTAGAATCCTTTGAATGAATTCCAACACATCATGGTCGCGTACTCGCTAATCGCCCCCTTCACATATTTTCCGTTCAGATTCGCCAAATGACAATTGTCATACCACCAGCCACCGAAATACAAATTAGCACAGTTTGCGTCACTGGAGTCATTATCCGCGTCACGCGTAGTAAACTTCGAGTTGACATTTCTCGAGAGAGAATCACCGGCAGTTCCACTGTACTGTCCAAGACTTCTGAGgaagtatttttgattttcatcgcCAATCTGGAAGGCTGCATACTTTGCAACGGCCACTTTGTCATCCCAATCCGATAGGAGGAAGCGTATATCTCGTGCCTTGGCTTTGGTCAGCTGAAAATTAAGCATAAAACATTATAAATGCGATGATTTAACAACGCCTCACTCACCTTATGTATTTTATCGTTTCCTAACCAAAATTCCCCGTTGATATCGCCGAACCCGATCTTGTAGTCACTCCAATTGCGGTAGAAATCTACTGATCCGTTGAATCTATTCTGAATCACCAACCATCCACCGTTTTCATAGTCCGTTACACAAAGCACTTGAAACACCTCATCCGTGTCATTCAACTTTAGTGTATAAATACCAGTTTTGTTGGCTTCCCGGCAGGAATAAATCACTGAAACCACATCTCCTTTATCGCCAGTGTTTGAATCGCCACCATCAGGAGGTGGTGTGCAGGCAGTTTCATTGACTTTTTGGTTGTTCAAGTATTCCTCAAGCCACTGGAACAAGTCCTCTTTGGAGCATTTACTGAAATAATGACTAATAAGTATTGGTTGCaggcaaaaaaaacttttgaagttACTTTGACCCATCGGTGGACTCGTTAGTTGTGTTCATAGTTGCCATTTTGATCTTCAGCTCATGGAACGTTTTTTCCATTGCCATTATAGAGAAAGCGGCATTTTTCACGGCTTCGCTCAGCGTTGTTATTCTGCAATGTAACAATCATggatattatttaaaaatttcagaCATTGAAAAATTTTCCAGAAGTACTCACTggttttccatgatttcaaattGAGCTTCCAGCTCATTTTGACTGTTATCCTGGCAACCTTGTCCAAGGATCGAGTGGTTTAGAGCCACAAGATAAGCCACCAACGTGAGAAGCACTCTGCCTTTTGCCATATTCTATCTTCACCCGCTGATATCCAACACGCAACTGAGCTAAGCCGCTGCAAGTCCAGGATTTTAAATCCTGATTTTCGATTGCCAATGTTCTCCGAGTTACCGTACTCTCATATCGCGTATTATGTCAAGGCCAGAAAAGATAACCGCTGTTCTAAGAAAAATAACCTTCTCGATGGTCAACTGAGCTGATTCAGAGTTACACAAGTGCAATCGGTTAGGCGAGGGGATATTTATCTTTTTCTTGTTTACCTACAAGCATGTCGTTGAACATAACAACACAGTCGATTCATCCGTTTCAAATGACTGAAATGGTTTTTGTGTGCGGATGGAAAGGATAAGGGTATCAATCATTTGGTGATGAATGTCAATAATGAAAGAAACATCGAGTTTACACTATCCGATCAAGAGTTGATACACTTCTCTTCCAATCAAAGATAATTATGTGACTCAGATGAATGAGAATTCCTTTGTTGAAGCATTGCCATGCCTAAGTGCCATTTCAACAAACTTTATCTTGTAATACAATGATCTCACTAATTACTGCATTAAATCCGTATTCTGAATTTAAGTTTCGATATTTAAAATTCTTATTTTATTCTCGGATAACCGGCTCAACAGGAGCCCTAAATGAGCTCGAGATGAGGCAAGCCAAAATGCGGTCAAATGTTTCAGTTCCCTGTAGAGCGACTTGAGGGGGGGATTCACAGGTGTTTCAAAACATtattgtttgagttttttttcgttcgctCGATCATATcctttcttcttgaatggcgttaacgttccctgtggaacttttgccgtctcaacatatgcattaactagcgtcatttgttGATACTtagtcgagatttcttaagccaaataacacgccttgaatgtattccgaggggcaagctctagattaCGCGTTACCgttaccacagtgcaagtcgaaggaaatttctctgacgaaaaatcccccggccagaacgggaatcgaacccgaacacccggcatgataatgtgagacgccaaccactcggccacgggtgcactaaaacacccaaaaaaatttttatccaaaatatatatatttctatttaggctcatatggcgttagcctaacggggccgggagttcaatattttgacaatgttagcttacaactatgttagtaatatgtaaccgattactcgcggttggctcgaggttagtattacaagtgttctcataattgtgatgttgcggtcttcaatgctctgtacgtgtgcccgacacgggatacttcctattgggatgcagctgaccgtaaATCAGCAACGCctccctagtctgcaccccataactagcgtggtgcgtctttctcgactcgaggaatccaggatagaatgatcactagccggcgcaatcatcagctcgtgtagagttgtcacgTTATTGTCAccaattctgataaaacatctgctggagagcacgtgtctaAATCCAGTGCGCAAGTGTTACTAAAATCATAGAAGATGTCtgcacaatgacgcgagaaattgtgattcgaagaaaaaacaataatcttgaATCCATCGTTAACGCACATCTTTCATACGACTTTCTCCATattcttcttcaatagcactaacgttctcaacgttcgccttctcatcgtagtattatttgcatcatttttagtagtacttagttgagattcctcTACCAAACAACAAGCCTTGAatttattctgagtggcaagctctagaatgtgtgtgaccacaatgcaagtcagaagaaatatctttgacgaaaaatgcccGACCGTCTTGAAAGAACAAGATGAACAAGAAACACTAGACAACATGTTACTGCTACAGGTactccattcattatgaacatcattactcattttgaaataatatttatgaatagctatatcagacgaataaaataaaggagtgcgctcgatggattttaagTACAGCGTATGATGTCATTAtatgatgtcgtgagctgtaCCAACAAATCATGATCGACATGTAAGCGAAGGTACAGAGTGAACGACTGCGATACCTACGATCTAATCAACATAAGTGGCTTgatgaagaatacattcacttgaaaAACGCTATCGTGAGCAACGCCGTAACAGCGTCA from Toxorhynchites rutilus septentrionalis strain SRP chromosome 3, ASM2978413v1, whole genome shotgun sequence encodes:
- the LOC129776134 gene encoding ficolin-2-like — its product is MAKGRVLLTLVAYLVALNHSILGQGCQDNSQNELEAQFEIMENQITTLSEAVKNAAFSIMAMEKTFHELKIKMATMNTTNESTDGSNKCSKEDLFQWLEEYLNNQKVNETACTPPPDGGDSNTGDKGDVVSVIYSCREANKTGIYTLKLNDTDEVFQVLCVTDYENGGWLVIQNRFNGSVDFYRNWSDYKIGFGDINGEFWLGNDKIHKLTKAKARDIRFLLSDWDDKVAVAKYAAFQIGDENQKYFLRSLGQYSGTAGDSLSRNVNSKFTTRDADNDSSDANCANLYFGGWWYDNCHLANLNGKYVKGAISEYATMMCWNSFKGFYYGLKTSRIMIQF